A window from Malania oleifera isolate guangnan ecotype guangnan chromosome 7, ASM2987363v1, whole genome shotgun sequence encodes these proteins:
- the LOC131160948 gene encoding uncharacterized protein LOC131160948, with translation MIEEGTNEVDFQQMSLDWVFNELIAAGQIGQEAVCPTNAPCLCQSKEGRSVKQCVTFRMFLQKMVDNKSVEFGCTRKSGEIAVIGENRPVYHQCTNQPFIPTMNKALPTQEAPAHLVISTPRPFPYKSNQAVPWKYECEAYVEGSTSNIAGVKGITRSGRVYMPDSSKSNRQNAGEPDRAVKSPISNGEAEEFLKIIKHSEYNIVDQLKKMPAHISVLSLLLNSETHREALLKVLNQAYIPQDISVDKFNHVIESLAASNYITFIDEEIPPEGQGHNKALHISTKCKDHMMSRVLIDNGSSLNVMPMTTLQRLPIDPSYVTPNNLVVRAFDGTRRESVGSLDIPIQSGPVTFNITFQVMDITPSYSCLLGRPWIHNTGAIPSSLHQRVKFVVGDKLVCVYGETDIMVTKPSSTPYVEAAEEAHEDSSRAFEIINVITIMEGSFIPQSRISSSTRMVATKMIKSGFCPGKGLGKYLQGITMPLLPEGMNEIYGIEYTPTLADHKKKTEEKRILRIERRTGRVSTKWGVEVPPMNQTFQKGNQVTLEEEMKQMSILALESGDHMNDSSRWIYPLTIGA, from the coding sequence ATGATAGAGGAAGGGACGAATGAAGTGGATTTTCAACAAATGTCTCTAGATTGGGTGTTCAATGAACTTATTGCGGCAGGTCAAATAGGGCAAGAGGCCGTTTGCCCTACCAATGCACCTTGTTTATGTCAGAGTAAAGAAGGAAGATCTGTGAAACAGTGTGTAACTTTTAGAATGTTTCtgcaaaagatggtggataaTAAGTCTGTAGAGTTCGGTTGTACCCGCAAgagtggagagattgcagtcattGGGGAAAACAGGCCAGTATATCATCAGTGCACTAATCAACCATTCATACCCACCATGAACAAGGCCCTTCCCACGCAGGAAGCGCCAGCTCACTTGGTGATCTCTACTCCCAGGCCATTCCCATACAAAAGTAACCAAGCAGTACCCTGGAAATATGAATGCGAAGCGTATGTGGAAGGAAGCACCAGCAATATAGCAGGGGTAAAAGGGATAACCCGAAGTGGTAGGGTGTATATGCCAGATTCTTCTAAATCAAATCGGCAAAATGCAGGGGAACCAGACAGGGCAGTGAAAAGTCCAATATCCAATGGAGAGGCCGAAGAATTCCTAAAGATAATAAAGCATAGCGAATACAACATTGTGGACCAACTAAAGAAAATGCCAGCTCACATATCTGTTTTGTCACTTCTACTAAATTCAGAGACCCATCGGGAAGCGTTACTTAAAGTTCTAAATCAAGCCTACATTCCCCAAGATATCAGCGTTGATAAATTCAATCATGTGATCGAAAGTCTGGCAGCCTCCAACTACATCACTTTTATTGATGAAGAAATTCCGCCAGAAGGCCAGGGGCATAACAAGGCGCTGCATATATCCACCAAATGTAAGGATCACATGATGTCTCGAGTCTTGATAGATAATGGGTCATCCCTCAATGTTATGCCAATGACTACACTGCAAAGGTTACCCATTGATCCTTCTTATGTGACACCAAACAATTTGGTGGTGCGTGCCTTCGATGGAACACGAAGAGAGTCAGTAGGGTCGCTTGACATCCCTATTCAGAGTGGACCAGTAACCTTCAATATCACTTTTCAAGTCATGGATATTACACCTTCATACAGTTGTCTCTTGGGAAGGCCGTGGATACATAATACAGGGGCAATTCCATCATCTTTGCATCAGCGAGTGAAATTTGTAGTAGGGGATAAACTggtatgtgtttatggagagaCCGATATAATGGTTACTAAACCTTCTTCCACTCCCTATGTGGAAGCAGCTGAAGAAGCCCATGAAGATTCATCCCGAGCATTTGAGATCATCAACGTCATTACTATAATGGAGGGATCTTTTATCCCTCAATCTCGGATCTCTTCTTCCACACGTATGGTGGCTACTAAAATGATTAAATCGGGGTTTTGCCCAGGAAAAGGGTTGGGGAAGTATCTTCAGGGCATCACAATGCCATTGTTACCAGAAGGCATGAATGAGATATACGGCATCGAATATACTCCTACTTTAGCTGACCATAAGAAGAAGACAGAAGAGAAAAGAATACTCCGAATCGAGAGGCGCACAGGAAGAGTAAGTACCAAATGGGGGGTAGAAGTCCCGCCAATGAATCAGACCTTTCAAAAGGGCAATCAAGTCACTCTTGAGGAAGAAATGAAACAGATGAGCATATTGGCCTTGGAATCGGGGGACCACATGAATGACTCAAGTAGATGGATCTACCCATTGACTATAGGAGCATAA